Genomic segment of Borrelia sp. P9F1:
TTTTTGTTTCCAGTTGCGTTGGAATTAAATGTCGCCTCTAGTGATTTATATTTAAGAACATTTTTAATATTTTCTCTTTGAAATTTTTACTTTGATTTTATACCTTTTGATACATAACAGGGTTTACAAGCTCACCATTATGGGTGTTAGTCTCTGTGTGATTATCTTTTTTAGAGAAAAGGCGACCAAAGGGATTTAGGTAGAATTTATAGTTGTGGAGTTCAGTTACCTTTGCCCTTGGGGGCTTTATGCGTCGAAGTTTCATAGGGGTAGTTGAAGCATGTCGGGTATTTGCTTTGATGTGCAGGTTAGGATCCCTAGTTTTTTGAGTTCTTTTATTGTAGCTTTAGGGGAGGGAGATATGCCTCTTACGGTGTCAGCAACCAAATATGACCGTAGGCCTAGACTGTGGGCGTCAATTATTGTCGCCTTAACACAGAAGTCCAGTGCCAAACCTGCCACAAAGACCGTATCGATGGAGTTGGACCTAAGGTAGGCAAGGAGACCCGTTTGAGTTTTTTTGGTGTGGTCATCGTAGAATCCACTGTAGCTATCAGAGTTTTTGTTCTGGCCTTTGAAAAAGACGGCTTTTATTTTTTCGGTATTTAGATCTTTCGGAAAATCTGATCCCCATGTGTTTCGAATACAATGCACGGGCCAACCTTTATTGTTATTGTTTGTTAGGAAGCTTGTGTGGTTTTCGCAATGCCAGTCTTTAGTGGCGACAACATGAACAAAATAGCTTTGAAGTTGATTTAATAAAGGAATAATTTCGTTACCTTGGGGTACAGGGAGGGCACCTGATTCCAGGAAGTCGTTTTGAATATCTACTAAAACCAGTGCAGAATTCTTTAAAATAAAATTAAATTGGGGGATGGTACTCATGGAATTAATTATATCTAAAATTGTGTCGTGATGATAACTAAGGTGGAGATTTATTAGATAAATTAATATGAATAAGATATCATTACTAAAATAGCTCAAATAAATTTTATTTACTTGAGCTATCTATCTGTAGTTTCTCTTAAGTTTATCTTAAAGGAATAGAGAATAAAGCTTTAAACCACCCCTATAACTGTAAAATAGGTACATGCTTAAGATTAAAAAAATCAGATTAATTAGCCCCATATGATGACTTTTGTATAGGAAACTAACTGATGAAACATATATGTCTTTCAAATAAAAAGCTGCACACCAGTGAATAGCCACCGAGGTGCGACTGAAGAATTACACTAAGTAGCAACTAAACCAGTGAAAGGAAGCAAACAGTGTCAAAATATGAGATTGAAAGATAGTTTATTAGTTAAAATAGAAAGTGTTAGAAATGAGCTTAATGGCAGAATAGATAAACTAGATGAGA
This window contains:
- a CDS encoding nicotinamidase, giving the protein MSTIPQFNFILKNSALVLVDIQNDFLESGALPVPQGNEIIPLLNQLQSYFVHVVATKDWHCENHTSFLTNNNNKGWPVHCIRNTWGSDFPKDLNTEKIKAVFFKGQNKNSDSYSGFYDDHTKKTQTGLLAYLRSNSIDTVFVAGLALDFCVKATIIDAHSLGLRSYLVADTVRGISPSPKATIKELKKLGILTCTSKQIPDMLQLPL